In Denitratisoma sp. DHT3, one DNA window encodes the following:
- a CDS encoding class I SAM-dependent methyltransferase, with protein sequence MNNIEPPRIEASSELTGKIRDFWSRRVNAERVFGKTVSRHGRGEDAYFRDLETQRYRSHRHLKPWIERMQSGRSVLEIGCGVGLDTYTMARQGLNVTAADLTHVGVATAQARFRREGLPGVFLVGDACGLPLAAESFDYIYSFGVLHHAADTSRSIDEVFRLLKPGGIALIMLYHRRSLNEWVHRLLGVPFEEKDELCPVVRRYTMAEAKVLFARFRSVEIKPDFLFGEGYGVLFRLIPLPIYRWLSRRIGWHLMIAAVK encoded by the coding sequence ATGAATAATATTGAACCTCCAAGAATCGAGGCTTCCTCGGAACTGACCGGGAAGATTCGGGATTTCTGGTCCCGTCGTGTCAACGCCGAGAGAGTCTTCGGTAAGACGGTTTCCCGTCATGGGCGAGGTGAGGATGCCTATTTCCGTGATCTTGAAACCCAGCGCTACCGCTCTCATCGGCACCTGAAGCCCTGGATCGAGCGGATGCAGTCGGGGCGTTCGGTATTGGAGATCGGCTGCGGTGTCGGCCTGGACACCTATACCATGGCCCGCCAAGGTTTGAATGTCACTGCCGCCGATCTTACCCATGTCGGTGTGGCTACAGCGCAGGCAAGATTTCGCCGGGAAGGACTGCCCGGCGTTTTTCTGGTCGGAGATGCTTGTGGTTTGCCACTTGCGGCGGAGTCATTCGACTACATTTATTCCTTTGGTGTTCTGCACCATGCGGCCGATACCTCGCGCTCGATAGATGAGGTCTTTCGATTGCTCAAGCCCGGTGGCATTGCCTTGATCATGCTTTATCACCGCCGTTCCTTGAATGAGTGGGTGCATAGATTGTTGGGGGTTCCTTTCGAGGAGAAGGATGAATTGTGCCCCGTGGTGCGGCGCTATACCATGGCGGAAGCCAAGGTGCTTTTTGCGCGCTTCCGCAGCGTGGAGATCAAACCTGATTTCCTATTCGGAGAGGGATATGGTGTCCTGTTCCGACTGATACCGCTGCCTATTTATCGCTGGCTGTCGCGGCGCATCGGTTGGCACCTGATGATTGCGGCGGTAAAGTGA
- a CDS encoding radical SAM protein — MSKFTLIAHEGLRAIAAPLSNGQLSGYIRPTIAAVYITKYCNSRCNMCDFWKGDRDPDELTAEQWGIVFSRLKAFGVGFVGVNASGEMFTRRDVFQILQHLRDLGLGFGVNSNGTLFTKTKARRLAELGPRQVTIGLDGVGNEAYLATRGLKGGFDKVSRHIDNLLEAGVRGVSIGTVLMRENIDDWVPLAEFAQAKGLAGIRYTAYHDSYFNAPTILKGQQYGGTGFMEKAATNIEALLELKRKTGIVKNSEAYLRRALEFYLQPRTYFPVPCLQGSNRIEIDVFGNVTLCSFVTEPLGNLVKQDMEAIWESAEHRNAREAARTGKCPKCFLSCYGEENLRLSAKAALPTMLDTLHRGYRLILR; from the coding sequence GTGAGCAAATTCACCCTGATTGCCCACGAGGGCTTGCGTGCCATTGCAGCACCACTGTCGAATGGCCAGTTGTCTGGGTACATTCGACCGACCATCGCAGCGGTTTACATCACGAAGTACTGTAACTCCCGCTGCAACATGTGCGACTTCTGGAAAGGGGATCGCGACCCGGATGAGCTGACAGCCGAACAATGGGGCATCGTGTTTTCCCGTCTCAAGGCTTTCGGTGTCGGCTTCGTGGGGGTCAATGCTTCCGGCGAGATGTTCACCCGCAGGGACGTCTTCCAGATACTCCAGCATCTGCGCGATCTGGGTCTGGGGTTTGGCGTCAATTCCAATGGCACGCTGTTTACCAAGACCAAAGCACGGCGTCTGGCGGAGTTGGGACCGCGTCAAGTGACCATCGGCCTCGATGGCGTGGGCAATGAGGCGTATCTGGCCACTCGTGGCCTAAAGGGCGGTTTCGATAAGGTCAGCCGTCATATCGATAACCTTCTGGAGGCGGGAGTACGGGGCGTCAGCATTGGGACCGTGTTGATGCGTGAGAACATCGATGACTGGGTTCCTCTAGCCGAGTTCGCCCAGGCCAAGGGCCTAGCCGGCATTCGCTATACGGCATACCACGATTCCTATTTCAATGCGCCGACGATCCTTAAGGGACAACAATATGGCGGTACGGGCTTCATGGAAAAGGCCGCGACAAACATCGAGGCATTACTGGAACTCAAACGGAAAACCGGGATCGTGAAGAACAGCGAAGCCTACTTGCGCCGAGCCCTTGAGTTCTACCTCCAACCCAGAACCTATTTTCCGGTGCCCTGCTTGCAGGGCTCCAACCGGATTGAAATCGACGTGTTCGGCAACGTGACCTTGTGCTCTTTCGTGACGGAGCCACTGGGGAATCTCGTCAAGCAGGATATGGAGGCAATCTGGGAATCCGCAGAGCACCGGAATGCGCGGGAGGCAGCACGCACTGGCAAGTGCCCGAAATGCTTTCTCTCCTGTTACGGAGAAGAGAATCTGCGCCTGTCTGCAAAGGCTGCTCTGCCGACCATGCTGGACACCCTGCACAGGGGATACCGGCTGATACTTCGCTAG
- a CDS encoding SAM-dependent methyltransferase, whose amino-acid sequence MGTKKPVSATCYDETWIASAWGQGSIASEVLRDIEDPRPRVARAIELACIDQGTRLLDIACGRGEVPAIAARKGAFAVGIDFSSVSITYASEVRRGQGGCDKYGLLQADACNLPFADASFDRITMLDIVEHLLPEQLESMFSEVSRLLAPGGYAVIHTLPNRWVYDLTFPCLNRLSKRVPENPRGPIDSVVHVNEQDLPALSKMLDHCGLSGHVWLEQLMPAQARWNARDTRFGDQRDRLYPMLTGIWGSLLEIASQTPCKLLLSNDIYAVAWTGRQPELPTLPGNLTERLACRIFSTNRQRQ is encoded by the coding sequence ATGGGAACGAAAAAACCTGTCTCTGCAACATGCTATGACGAAACCTGGATCGCCTCGGCCTGGGGACAGGGCTCGATTGCGAGCGAAGTGTTGCGAGACATTGAAGACCCCAGGCCCCGTGTCGCCCGGGCGATTGAACTCGCGTGCATCGATCAGGGAACGCGATTGTTGGACATTGCCTGCGGTCGCGGAGAGGTGCCTGCTATCGCTGCCAGAAAAGGTGCTTTTGCGGTCGGAATCGATTTTTCCTCGGTATCGATTACATATGCGAGTGAAGTTCGTAGAGGCCAGGGAGGATGTGACAAGTATGGATTGTTGCAGGCGGATGCCTGCAACCTGCCTTTTGCTGACGCCAGCTTCGACCGCATCACCATGCTTGATATTGTCGAGCATTTGCTGCCGGAACAACTGGAGTCCATGTTTAGTGAAGTGTCGCGGTTGCTGGCGCCGGGAGGCTATGCGGTAATCCATACGTTGCCCAATCGCTGGGTGTATGACTTGACGTTTCCCTGTCTGAATCGTTTAAGCAAGAGGGTTCCGGAAAATCCCAGAGGACCGATAGACAGCGTGGTCCATGTGAATGAGCAGGACCTTCCTGCATTGTCGAAAATGCTCGACCATTGCGGATTGAGCGGGCATGTCTGGCTTGAGCAACTTATGCCGGCGCAAGCGCGTTGGAATGCGCGAGATACTCGTTTTGGCGATCAACGGGATCGGCTGTATCCAATGCTGACCGGTATTTGGGGATCGCTGCTGGAAATCGCCAGCCAAACACCCTGTAAGCTGCTTTTGTCAAATGACATATACGCAGTAGCCTGGACCGGAAGGCAGCCGGAATTGCCTACTCTGCCGGGAAACCTCACCGAGCGGCTAGCCTGCCGCATTTTTTCTACCAATCGCCAGCGTCAGTAG